One genomic window of Metopolophium dirhodum isolate CAU chromosome 4, ASM1992520v1, whole genome shotgun sequence includes the following:
- the LOC132942287 gene encoding chromodomain-helicase-DNA-binding protein Mi-2 homolog isoform X2 → MASDEEVEESFTEEFDEPSSRVENSFDSEEEKRVEEEDDEYDPDGRKKKRGKKRKAKSDSKKEKKRKKRKRGGDSAEESDFGNFEEETTAANDSDYSNRKSKKSKNSSSKHHQPSTSSTTQDNNGTGMPSVEEVCQTFGLQDVSIDYTDADYQNLTTYKLFQQHVRPILAKENPKVVIAKMMMLVAAKWRDFCQQNPHQEQPEFEANEEPEYQPKSSTSRHKSRSVDELDELEEEEEVEVEEKKSKKRSNRAKRSGGGNKRNSQGSTSKVPTLKIRLGKRKQDDDAEGVGTGDTQGDSDAEFEQMLQEAEEGASAEAEVPEKKVEDPDAPKKKAKTKIGNKSKKKKKTKMTSKFPDGSGDGEEGYEQTDHQDYCEVCQQGGEIILCDTCPRAYHLVCLDPELEDTPEGKWSCPHCESEGGQEQEEDEHQEFCRVCKDGGELLCCDSCPAAYHTFCLSPPITDVPDGDWKCPRCSAKPLPGKVSKILTWRWKPIPEDPNKPVDEQSEKINRRRNKQQRQREYFVKWQDQSYWKCDWVSEVQMEVFHPITIRSYMRKYDMDEPPKLEEPLDELDNRWKRLREVGGDQTALEEKFYRYGVKPEWLLVHRILNHKHLRDARMMYLVKWRDLPYSLATWEHENPEYTDLKSFIDYYWELRASCDTSKKTKKVKGKKGSSKKDSVDDEETPKATMGLTCRKFVGAPDKPVSDLKKKYEKQPDYVNDTGMELHPYQLEGLNWLRYSWGQGIDTILADEMGLGKTIQTITFLYSLYKEGHCKGPFLVSVPLSTLINWEREFETWAPDFYVVSYVGDKDSRVTIRENEFSFDDTRSGVRCNKIKGIVKFHVLLTSYELISIDAPLLGSIEWAVLVVDEAHRLKSNQSKFFRLLAGYNIRNKLLLTGTPLQNNLEELFHLLNFLTPEKFNDLTVFQNEFADISKEEQVKRLHEMLGPHMLRRLKADVLKNMPSKSEFIVRVELSPMQKKYYKYILTRNFEALNPRGGGQQVSLLNIMMDLKKCCNHPYLFPAAAQEAPTAINGSYEIGGLTRAAGKLVLLSKMLRILHDTNHRVLIFSQMTKMLDILEDYLEGEGYKYERIDGSITGNQRQEAIDRFNAPGAQQFVFLLSTRAGGLGINLATADTVIIYDSDWNPHNDIQAFSRAHRIGQANKVMIYRFVTRNSVEERVTQVAKRKMMLTHLVVRPGMGGKQTNFTKQELDDILRFGTEELFKEEEGKEEEAIHYDDKAVAELLDRSKIGIEQKENWSNEYLSSFKVASYVTKEEDEEEEANTEVIKQEAENTDPAYWVKLLRHHYEQHQEDMSRTLGKGKRVRKQVNYNDGGGVVDSTREDTTWQENLSDYNSDFSAPSDDDKEDDDFDEKDGEAGKKLKRKPERKEERDRPLPPLLARVGGNIEVLGFNARQRKAFLNAIMRYGMPPQDAFNSQWLVRDLRGKSEKNFKAYVSLFMRHLCEPGADNSENFADGVPREGLSRQHVLTRIGVMSLIRKKVQEFEEINGFYSMPELIRKPIQTIKAADASTSSTPVPRSEASTPTTTVSEKTEVETENKPKDPEEKPKETPATTDDKPIEIKSEESTVTSPVKIENELSAKIDTPEETTVVVKEETEGAVNLQKEKPTEEKTPEKEGVQESDNVVVKVEQPDTSSTEPKETNSVATSEIEKKEEEKEKESESSTDKKEEEIKSAEASAKALQADDEAKKKLLEEAERAKVAAGIGTENDKEDKITRKFMFNIADGGFTELHTLWVNEEKAAVPGREYEIWHRRHDYWLLAGIVTHGYGRWQDIQNDIRFAIINEPFKMDVGKGNFLEIKNKFLARRFKLLEQALVIEEQLRRAAYLNLTQDPNHPAMSLNARFAEVECLAESHQHLSKESLAGNKPANAVLHKVLNQLEELLSDMKSDVSRLPATLARIPPVAQRLQMSERSILSRLAATTSSATSTSQQQSGVGTISNQYPNGFQNGQLNGAFGNTNFTNFRPQYSVPGQQTSSSSTA, encoded by the exons ATGGCATCGGACGAGGAAGTCGAGGAGTCTTTCACCG aagaatTTGATGAACCATCAAGTCGTGTAGAAAACTCGTTTGATTCTGAGGAAGAAAAACGTGTAGag gaGGAGGATGATGAATATGATCCTGATGGTCGAAAAAAGAAGCGAGGTAAAAAGCGTAAAGCAAAGAGTGAttctaaaaaagaaaagaaaaggaAGAAAAGAAAAAGAGGTGGAGATAGCGCTGAG gaaaGTGATTTTGGTAATTTTGAAGAAGAAACTACTGCCGCTAATGACTCAGATTATTCCAATCGTAAGTCTAAGAAATCAAAAAACTCGTCTTCTAAGCATCATCAACCTAGTACATCCAGTACAACTCAAGATAATAATGGCA ctGGAATGCCATCAGTTGAAGAAGTCTGTCAAACATTTGGTTTACAAGATGTTTCAATTGACTACACTGATGCTGACTATCAAAATTTAACcacttacaaattatttcagCAACATGTTAGGCCTATTCTTGCCAAGGAAAATCCTAAG gtTGTGATTGCTAAAATGATGATGTTAGTTGCTGCAAAGTGGCGTGACTTTTGCCAACAAAACCCACATCAAGAACAGCCAGAATTTGAAGCAAATGAAGAACCTGAATACCAGCCTAAAAGTTCAACTTCTAGACACAAG tcaaGATCGGTGGATGAATTAGATGAattagaagaagaagaagaagtagaagtagaagaaaaaaagagtaaaaaacgAAGTAATCGCGCTAAGCGTAGTGGTGGTGGTAATAAGAGAAATTCACAAGGATCAACCTCTAAAGTTCCCACATTAAAAATTAGGCTTGGAAAACGCAAACAA gaTGATGATGCAGAAGGTGTTGGGACTGGAGACACTCAAGGTGATTCTGATGCAGAATTTGAGCAAATGCTGCAAGAAGCTGAAGAAGGTGCATCTGCTGAAGCTGAAGTACCTGAAAAGAAAGTTGAAGATCCTGATGCTCCTAAAAAGAaagcaaaaactaaaattggTAACAAGTCCAAAAAGAAGAAAAAGACCAAAATGACTTCCAAATTCCCAGATGGTAGTGGTGATGGAGAAGAAGGATATGAA cAAACAGATCATCAAGACTACTGTGAGGTCTGCCAACAAGGAGGGGAGATTATCTTATGTGATACTTGTCCAAGAGCATATCATCTTGTATGTTTAGATCCAGAGTTAGAAGATACCCCTGAAGGAAAATGGTCTTGTCCACATTGTGAAAGCGAAGGTGGTCAAGAACAAGAAGAAGATGAACATCAAGAATTTTGCCG agTATGTAAAGATGGAGGTGAACTTTTATGCTGTGATTCATGTCCAGCTGCTTATCATACGTTTTGTTTAAGTCCACCTATTACTGATGTACCTGATGGTGATTGGAAGTGTCCTCGATGTTCG GCAAAACCATTACCTGGAAAAGTATCAAAAATCTTAACTTGGCGTTGGAAACCAATACCAGAAGATCCTAATAAACCAGTTGATGAACAATCTGAAAAGATTAACAGGCGGCGAAATAAGCAACAAAGGCAACGCGAGTACTTTGTGAAATGGCAAGATCAGAGTTACTGGAAATGTGACTGGGTGTCTGAAGTTCAA ATGGAAGTTTTTCATCCAATTACTATTCGAAGTTATATGCGAAAGTATGATATGGATGAACCGCCTAAATTAGAAGAACCATTAGATGAATTGGACAACCGATGGAAAAGACTTCGTGAAGTTGGTGGTGATCAAACTGCTTTAGAAGAAAAATTTTACAG ATATGGTGTAAAACCAGAATGGCTATTAGTCCATAGGATTCTAAATCATAAGCATTTAAGAGATGCACGTATGATGTATTTAGTTAAATGGCGAGACTTGCCATATAGCTTAGCTACATGGGAGCATGAAAATCCTGAATATACTGATTTAAAATCattcattgattattattgg gaACTAAGAGCATCTTGTGATACATCAAAGAAAACCAAAAAAGTTAAAGGTAAAAAGGGCAGTAGCAAAAAAGATTCAGTTGATGACGAAGAAACACCTAAAGCAACAATGGGGCTAACTtg tCGCAAATTCGTTGGAGCCCCTGATAAGCCAGTATCAGATTTAAAAAAGAAGTACGAAAAGCAACCAGATTATGTCAACGATACTGGTATGGAATTGCATCCATATCAGTTAGAAGGTTTAAACTGGTTAAGATATTCTTGGGGTCAAGGCATTGATACTATATTAGCTGATGAAATGGGGCTTGGCAAAACCATTCaaactataacatttttatactcTCTTTATAAAGAAGGACATTGCAAAGGTCCATTTTTG GTGAGTGTACCATTATCGACACTTATTAATTGGGAACGTGAATTCGAAACATGGGCACCAGACTTTTATGTTGTCTCTTATGTAGGAGACAAGGATTCTAGAGTGACAATTAGAGAAAATGAATTTTCATTTGATGATACTCGTTCTGGTGTACGTTGTAATAAGATAAAAGGCATAGTTAAATTCCACGTATTACTTACAAGTTATGAACTAATTTCAATAGACGCCCCATTGTTAGGATCAATTGAATGGGCTGTGTTAGTTGTGGATGAGGCTCACAGGCTTAAAAGCAACCAGtcaaaa TTTTTTAGGCTTTTGGCTGGCTACAATATACGTAATAAGCTACTTTTAACTGGTACTCCTCTGCAAAACAATCTAGAAGAGTTAttccatttattaaattttttgacaCCTGAGAAATTTAATGACCTAACAGTTTTTCAAAACGAATTTGCCGATATTTCAAAAGAAGAACAAGTCAAACGTCTTCACGAAATGTTAGGACCTCATATGCTCAGAAGATTAAAAGCTGATGTTTTaaag aataTGCCTTCAAAATCAGAGTTTATTGTACGTGTTGAATTATCTCCAATGCAAAagaaatactataaatatatattaacaagaAACTTTGAAGCGCTAAATCCAAGAGGTGGAGGACAGCAAGTGtccttattaaatattatgatggatTTAAAAAAGTGTTGTAATCATCCATACCTTTTCCCTGCGGCTGCTCAAGAAGCTCCAACAGCTATCAATGGAAGTTATGAAATTGGTGGTCTCACTAGAGCAGCtggaaaattagttttattatctaAAATGCTTAGAATACTCCATGATACAAATCACCG agttttaatattttctcaaaTGACAAAAATGTTGGATATTCTTGAAGATTATCTTGAAGGAGAAGGTTATAAATATGAAAGAATTGATGGTTCTATAACAGGAAATCAAAGACAAGAAGCAATTGATAGATTCAATGCTCCTGGTGCTCAACAATTTGTATTCTTGCTCTCAACCag ggcTGGTGGTTTGGGAATTAATTTGGCAACTGCCGATACAGTCATAATTTATGATTCTGATTGGAATCCTCACAATGATATACAAGCTTTTTCAAGAGCTCATCGTATTGGTCAAGCAAATAAg gttaTGATATATCGTTTTGTGACAAGAAATTCAGTTGAAGAACGAGTTACCCAAGTAGCCAAAAGAAAAATGATGTTGACTCATTTAGTTGTAAGACCTGGTATGGGAGGAAAACAGACTAATTTTACTAAACAAGAATTAGATGATATATTACGATTTGGTACTGAAGAACTATTTAAAGAAGAAgag GGTAAAGAAGAAGAAGCTATTCATTATGATGACAAAGCAGTTGCGGAACTATTAGACCGTTCAAAAATTGGTATTGAACAAAAAGAAAATTGGTCAAATGAATATTTGTCATCTTTTAAAGTGGCTAGTTATGTTACTAAAGAGGAAGACGAAGAAGAAGAAGCTAATACAGAAGTAATAAAACAAGAAGCTGAAAATACTGATCCTGCATATTGGGTTAAATTGCTTCGTCATCATTATGAGCAACATCAAGAAGATATGTCTAGAACATTAGGCAAAGGAAAACGAGTTAGAAAACAAGTTAACTACAATGATGGTGGTGGTGTAGTAGATTCAACTCGTGAAGATACTACCTGGCAAGAAAACCTATCTGATTATAATTCAGATTTCTCTGCTCCATCAG atgaTGACAAAGAAGATGACGACTTTGATGAAAAAGATGGGGAAGCTGGTAAAAAACTTAAACGTAAACCTGAAAGAAAAGAAGAAAGAGATCGGCCATTACCTCCATTATTGGCTAGAGTTGGTGGAAATATTGAA GTACTTGGATTTAATGCTCGGCAAAGAAAGGCTTTCTTAAATGCAATTATGAGGTATGGAATGCCACCTCAAGATGCCTTTAATTCTCAATG gCTTGTAAGAGATTTAAGAggaaaatcagaaaaaaatttcaaagcATATGTTTCGTTATTTATGCGTCACTTGTGTGAACCTGGTGCTGATAATTCTGAAAATTTTGCTGATGGTGTACCACGTGAAGGTTTAAGTCGACAACATGTACTCACAAGAATTGGTGTTATGTCACTAATTCGTAAAaaa gtTCAAGAGTTTGAAGAAATAAATGGCTTCTACAGTATGCCAGAGCTTATTCGTAAGCCTATTCAGACTATAAAAGCAGCTGATGCATCTACTAGTTCAACTCCTGTTCCGCGTTCTGAAGCTTCAACACCAACGACTACTGTTTCAGAAAAAACTGAAGTTGAAACGGAAAATAAACCAAaa gatcCTGAGGAGAAACCAAAAGAAACACCAGCAACTACTGACGATAAGCCAATAGAAATTAAATCTGAAGAAAGTACTGTCACATCTCCtgttaaaatagaaaatgaaTTATCTGCTAAAATTGATACACCAGAAGAAACAACT GTCGTTGTTAAAGAAGAAACTGAAGGAGCAGTGAATCTTCAAAAAGAAAAACCAACAGAAGAAAAAACACCAGAAAAAGAAGGCGTCCAAGAAAGTGACAATGTGGTTGTTAAGGTTGAACAGCCTGATACTTCATCAACAGAACCAAAAGAAACTAATTCTGTAGCAACATCTGAAATTGAAAAGAAAGAAGAAGAAAAGGAAAAGGAATCTGAATCATCTACTGATAAAAAAGAA GAAGAAATAAAATCTGCTGAGGCTTCAGCAAAGGCACTGCAAGCAGATGATGAAgctaagaaaaaattattagagGAGGCTGAAAGAGCTAAAGTGGCAGCTGGCATCGGAACTGAAAACGATAAAGAGGATAAAATTACTAGGAAGTTCATGTTTAACATCGCTGATGGTGGTTTTACTGAACTCCATACTTTATGGGTTAATGAAGAAAAAGCAGCAGTTCCTGGACGAGAATATGAAATCTGGCATAGAAG acatgATTATTGGTTATTGGCGGGTATTGTAACACATGGTTATGGACGTTGGCAAGATATTCAGAATGATATCCGTTTTGCTATTATCAATGAGCCTTTTAAAATGGATGTAGGTAAAGGAAACTTCttagaaatcaaaaacaaatttttggcAAGAAGATTTAAATTATTGGAACAAGCACTTGTAATTGAGGAACAACTTAGGCGAGCTGCCTATTTGAACCTTACGCAAGATCCAAATCATCCAGCAATGTCATTGAATGCTCGGTTTGCTGAGGTGGAGTGCTTAGCTGAATCACACCAACACTTGTCTAAAGAAAGTTTAGCTGGAAACAAACCAGCCAATGCTGTTCTTCACAAA GTATTAAATCAACTGGAAGAACTTTTGTCAGACATGAAATCTGATGTAAGCAGATTGCCAGCAACTCTGGCTCGTATACCACCTGTTGCCCAGCGACTTCAAATGTCTGAGAGATCTATATTATCTCGTTTAGCTGCTACCACATCTTCAGCTACGTCTACTTCCCAACAACAATCTggag ttggaACCATAAGCAATCAATATCCTAATGGTTTTCAAAATGGACAATTAAATGGTGCATTCGGCAACACTAACTTCACCAATTTTAGACCCCAGTATTCAGTACCTGGGCAACAAACATCATCATCTAGCACTGCTTAA